Proteins co-encoded in one Lineus longissimus chromosome 11, tnLinLong1.2, whole genome shotgun sequence genomic window:
- the LOC135495938 gene encoding RING finger protein 151-like — protein sequence MGYDIERFVQPINEGLLCSICRDVLKDPVQAPCEHVYCSACIQEWLIHENNCPEDRRHLWGSDLRPLFRYMRNDLEKLQIRCQNHRADCPHVCSLGSVEAHETECGYVVVKCPCEGCDKSFSRRSRDDHLKVCDFRTKPCPKGCGAAILTLVETNNHSCVSELRSTLDMMRLEMDSKVDDMKKEIELRLDAQRRHMVKRESRLQEQMEVLQNQLETVDQQMTSLVETCSLQSAEIDELKKEKSQFGDSFKTLQTELDATKKMCHCQKGKGHKGKETKDPKPFKITAL from the coding sequence ATGGGTTATGACATTGAACGATTCGTCCAGCCGATCAACGAGGGGCTACTGTGTAGCATCTGTCGCGACGTTCTGAAAGATCCTGTCCAGGCTCCTTGCGAACATGTCTATTGTTCCGCCTGCATCCAGGAATGGCTCATCCACGAAAACAACTGTCCCGAGGACAGACGTCATCTCTGGGGCTCAGACCTTCGACCGCTGTTCCGGTATATGAGGAACGACTTGGAGAAGCTTCAGATCCGCTGTCAGAACCACAGGGCGGACTGTCCTCATGTTTGCAGCCTTGGCAGCGTGGAGGCGCACGAGACAGAATGCGGATATGTTGTTGTCAAATGCCCGTGTGAGGGTTGTGACAAGTCCTTCTCGCGTCGCAGCCGCGATGATCATCTCAAAGTATGCGACTTCAGGACAAAGCCATGTCCAAAGGGCTGTGGTGCGGCCATTCTGACTTTAGTTGAAACTAATAACCACAGCTGCGTCTCTGAGCTGAGGTCGACCTTGGACATGATGCGATTAGAAATGGATAGTAAGGTTGACGATATGAAAAAAGAGATAGAGTTGAGGTTGGACGCGCAGAGACGTCACATGGTCAAACGGGAAAGTCGTCTGCAGGAGCAGATGGAAGTTTTACAAAATCAGCTAGAGACTGTTGATCAACAAATGACATCACTTGTGGAGACATGCAGTCTTCAGTCGGCGGAGATAGACGAACTGAAAAAGGAGAAGTCACAGTTTGGAGACAGCTTTAAGACTTTACAAACTGAACTAGATGCCACCAAAAAAATGTGTCACTGTCAGAAAGGGAAAGGCCATAAAGGCAAAGAGACAAAAGACCCCAAGCCATTCAAGATAACTGCGTTATGA